The Paramisgurnus dabryanus chromosome 3, PD_genome_1.1, whole genome shotgun sequence genome includes a window with the following:
- the LOC135744986 gene encoding C-signal-like, with translation MATLKSCNALVTGANRGLGLEMVKQLLEAHCSKIFAGCRDTDGPKSESLRELANKHPNILTIVRLDVADPCSIKESAEKVSSLLGNSGLNLLVNNAAILKQKSMLTATVEDMQDNFNTNVIGPMLVIREYLPYLRAAAKASGKAGLSCDKAAIINFSDSDTSSMSIVPTIESPFPLFPYSISKAALNMLTVCSAMELKEDEILCVSIHPGWVKTDMGGDKAPLEPRESVEGILRVISGLTDKQNGLFIDYTGKIMPW, from the exons ATGGCCACATTAAAGTCATGCAATGCTTTGGTCACAGGAGCCAACCGGGGATTAGGTTTGGAAATGGTTAAGCAACTTCTTGAAGCCCACTGCTCTAAAATATTTGCTGGATGTCGGGACACAGATGGGCCAAAGTCTGAG TCACTGAGAGAACTGGCCAATAAACATCCGAATATTTTGACTATTGTGCGTCTAG ATGTGGCTGATCCATGCAGTATCAAAGAGTCCGCCGAGAAAGTGTCGTCTTTACTGGGGAATAGCGGCTTAAATCTGCTGGTGAATAATGCAGCCATACTAAAACAAAAAAGCATGCTGACCGCCACAGTGGAGGACATGCAGGACAACTTTAACACCAATGTCATAGGACCTATGTTAGTCATTAGG GAGTACTTGCCATACCTGCGTGCAGCAGCTAAAGCCAGTGGTAAAGCAGGGTTGTCATGTGATAAAGCAGCTATAATCAACTTCTCCGATTCAGATACATCCTCCATGAGCATTGTGCCAACAATAGAGTCACCATTTCCCCTCTTTCCTTACAGCATCAGCAAG GCAGCTCTTAACATGTTAACAGTGTGTTCGGCTATGGAGTTGAAAGAAGATGAGATCCTCTGCGTTTCAATTCATCCTGGATGGGTGAAGACTGACATGGGGGGAGATAAG GCTCCTCTTGAACCGAGAGAAAGTGTGGAGGGGATTCTGCGTGTCATTAGCGGTCTCACTGACAAACAGAATGGTTTATTCATTGACTACACTGGAAAAATAATGCCCTGGTAA
- the LOC135744983 gene encoding E3 ubiquitin-protein ligase TRIM39-like yields the protein MPLRPRAASQPGRANLLPTPKVTSAVRPRALSSHSKSALEDELSCPVCCEIFSDPVVLKCSHSFCRLCLQHFWNKKAAKRECPVCRRKCSLTEPTVSLALKNVCDAILKEQKLPAGAGSDLVNGASKPEALCAAHGEGLKLFCQYDEEVLCCVCQTSKKHQGHSVCPLEEAANDLKEEVRQIVVPLKKSLRRLYEAKQECDDITVHIKNQRQQTEKQIRDEFEELRQFLLLEEAARIAHLAEEEEAKKQTMKKKADAITRDILTFSHTVVAIENEIANDNIVFMQNYRNIKKRAQITFHEPENVPDCLINVAEHISSLKFRVWENMQTMVEHTLVTLDPNTAYPCLSLSKNLTSVSNTGTMKQLPDNPERFDHFVFVLGSKGFTSGCLSWEVDVGQNNDWVIGVAKASIARKGKISGCPEGGFWTIALSDGKYTAMTTPHTPLEVKGQLERVRVKIDYGAGEVSFFNSVDTTLIYTFKDHFTERVFPFFCPGANVNGNNPGPLKICPVRVAVWNSATW from the exons ATGCCTTTGCGACCAAGAGCTGCTTCTCAACCTGGAAGAGCCAACCTCCTTCCAACCCCCAAAGTGACTTCGGCCGTGCGTCCGAGAGCTCTCTCTTCCCACTCCAAATCGGCTTTGGAAGATGAGCTTTCTTGTCCGGTCTGCTGCGAGATCTTCAGCGATCCTGTGGTACTGAAGTGCAGCCACAGTTTCTGTCGTCTCTGCCTTCAGCACTTCTGGAACAAGAAGGCAGCCAAGCGGGAATGTCCGGTCTGCAGGAGGAAATGTTCCCTGACAGAACCCACAGTGAGTCTGGCTTTGAAGAACGTGTGCGATGCCATCTTAAAGGAGCAGAAACTACCTGCTGGAGCCGGGTCTGATTTAGTCAACGGTGCATCCAAACCGGAGGCTCTTTGTGCTGCTCATGGCGAGGGACTTAAACTGTTCTGTCAGTATGATGAAGAGGTTCTGTGTTGCGTCTGTCAGACCTCTAAAAAACATCAGGGTCACAGCGTTTGTCCTTTAGAAGAGGCTGCGAACGATCTCAAG GAGGAAGTGCGACAGATCGTCGTTCCTCTCAAGAAAAGTCTCAGACGCCTCTATGAAGCCAAACAGGAATGCGATGACATCACTGTACACATCAAG AATCAAAGGCAGCAGACCGAGAAACAGATTCGTGATGAGTTTGAGGAGCTCCGTCAGTTTCTTCTTCTGGAGGAGGCTGCACGAATCGCTCATCTGGCTGAAGAAGAAGAGGCCAAAAAACAGACGATGAAGAAAAAAGCGGATGCCATCACTCGTGATATACTTACCTTTTCTCACACGGTGGTGGCCATTGAAAATGAGATTGCTAATGACAACATCGTCTTTATGCAG AACTACAGGAATATAAAGAAGAG AGCTCAGATAACATTTCACGAACCAGAAAACGTCCCCGACTGTCTGATCAACGTTGCAGAACACATCAGCTCTCTGAAGTTCAGAGTGTGGGAGAACATGCAGACTATGGTGGAACACA CTCTCGTGACATTGGACCCAAACACGGCGTACCCCTGTCTGTCTCTCAGCAAGAACCTGACAAGTGTTTCTAACACAGGGACGATGAAACAGCTTCCAGATAACCCTGAGCGCTTCGATCACTTTGTATTTGTGCTGGGATCCAAGGGTTTCACCTCAGGATGTCTTTCCTGGGAGGTGGATGTGGGCCAGAACAATGACTGGGTCATAGGTGTGGCCAAAGCATCCATAGCCAGGAAGGGAAAAATCTCTGGCTGTCCAGAAGGAGGATTCTGGACCATTGCGCTCTCAGATGGGAAATACACGGCCATGACCACACCACACACACCACTCGAGGTGAAGGGTCAACTGGAACGGGTTCGAGTCAAGATCGACTACGGTGCTGGAGAGGTCAGCTTCTTCAACTCGGTGGACACGACACTGATCTACACATTTAAGGACCATTTTACCGAGAGGGTGTTTCCTTTTTTCTGTCCGGGTGCAAATGTAAATGGGAACAATCCAGGCCCGCTAAAGATCTGTCCTGTGAGAGTGGCAGTATGGAACAGCGCCACCTGGTGA
- the gipc1 gene encoding PDZ domain-containing protein GIPC1 yields MPLGLGRRKKASPLVENEEAEPIRAGLNVSGLDRLDGSGVSLGGGATQEGLPPPPTSLRPRLIFHTQLAHGSPTGRIEGFSNVRELYAKIGEAFGIPPTEVMFCTLNTHKVDMDKLLGGQIGLEDFIFAHVKGQRKEVDVFKGEDALGLTITDNGAGYAFIKRIREGSTIDQIQVINVGDMIESINGQILIGCRHYEVAKMLKELPKGKTFVLKMVEPLKAFDMISQRSGSRSGSAQLGTGRGTLRLRSKGPATVEELPSAFEEKAIEKVDDLLESYMGIRDSELAATMVELGKDKKNPDEFAEALDETLGDFAFPDEFVFDVWGAIGDAKVGRV; encoded by the exons ATGCCTCTTGGATTGGGCCGCAGAAAGAAAGCATCTCCTCTGGTAGAGAATGAGGAGGCAGAACCGATCCGAGCCGGGCTGAACGTCTCAGGCCTGGATAGGCTGGATGGTAGTGGGGTCAGCCTGGGCGGAGGAGCGACCCAGGAGGGCCTGCCACCTCCACCGACCAGCCTACGTCCTCGTCTGATCTTCCACACCCAGCTAGCTCACGGCAGCCCCACCGGTCGCATCGAGGGCTTCAGCAACGTGCGTGAACTGTATGCCAAGATAGGAGAGGCTTTTGGGATACCTCCAACAGAG GTAATGTTTTGCACACTGAACACTCACAAAGTGGATATGGACAAACTCTTGGGTGGCCAGATTGGTTTGGAGGACTTTATATTCGCTCACGTGAAGGGCCAGAGGAAAGAGGTGGATGTCTTTAAAGGAGAAGATGCCCTTGGACTCACCATCACTGACAATGGAGCTGGCTATGCTTTTATCAAG AGAATCAGAGAAGGCAGCACTATTGATCAGATCCAAGTCATCAACGTGGGTGACATGATCGAGTCGATCAATGGGCAGATACTCATTGGCTGTCGCCACTATGAGGTTGCCAAAATGCTGAAGGAATTACCTAAAGGAAAAACCTTTGTCTTGAAGATGGTGGAACCTTTGAAAGCATTCG acATGATCAGTCAGCGCTCTGGAAGCAGGTCGGGCTCGGCACAGTTAGGAACAGGCAGAGGAACATTGCGTCTGAGATCTAAAGGACCGGCCACCGTGGAGGAACTG CCCTCAGCATTTGAAGAAAAAGCTATTGAGAAAGTGGATGATCTTTTGGAGAGCTACATGGGCATTAGAGACAGTGAACTTG CGGCCACGATGGTGGAACTCGGCAAGGATAAAAAGAACCCGGATGAGTTTGCCGAAGCTTTGGATGAGACTCTTGGTGACTTTGCATTTCCAGATGAGTTTGTGTTCGATGTATGGGGCGCCATAGGCGACGCGAAGGTCGGCCGCGTGTAA
- the dnajb1a gene encoding dnaJ homolog subfamily B member 1a, producing the protein MGKDYYRVLGIEKGASDEEIKKAYRKQALRFHPDKNKSAGAEDKFKEIAEAYDVLSDAKKKDIYDRYGEDGLKGHAGGGSNGPSYTFHGDPHAMFAEFFGGRSPFDQFFASHGGVDDDMDIDDPFAAFGMGGMGGFPRSFKSRVGGHGCREKKKDPPVVHELKVSLEEVYSGCTKKMKISRKRLNPDGCTVRTEDKILTVDIKRGWKEGTKITFPKEGDETPTNIPADIVFVVKDKTHPVFRREGSDIIYSAKISLKDALCGCTISAPTLDGRTVTVTSRDVIKPGMKKRIVGEGLPLSKFPEKRGDMVLEFLVKFPDRLAAGTRDALVQILPP; encoded by the exons ATGGGTAAAGATTATTACAGGGTGCTGGGGATCGAGAAGGGCGCCTCGGATGAGGAGATCAAAAAAGCGTACAGAAAACAAGCGTTAAGATTTCACCCCGACAAAAACAAATCGGCCGGAGCTGAAGATAAATTCAAAGAGATCGCAGAAGCTTATGATGTACTGAGCGATGCCAAGAAGAAGGATATCTATGACCGATATGGAGAGGATG GGCTTAAAGGACACGCCGGCGGCGGAAGCAACGGCCCCAGCTACACTTTTCACGGCGATCCGCACGCCATGTTCGCCGAGTTTTTCGGCGGCCGCAGCCCGTTCGATCAGTTCTTCGCATCTCATGGGGGCGTAGATGATGACATGGACATCGATGACCCCTTCGCTGCTTTCGGAATGGGAGGTATGGGCGGTTTCCCCAGATCCTTCAAATCCCGCGTGGGCGGACACGGGTGCCGGGAAAAGAAGAAAGATCCCCCGGTCGTGCACGAGCTCAAGGTGAGTCTCGAAGAAGTCTACTCCGGGTGCACGAAAAAAATGAAGATATCGCGCAAGAGGTTGAACCCGGACGGCTGCACGGTGCGCACCGAAGACAAAATTCTTACGGTGGACATCAAACGTGGCTGGAAGGAGGGGACTAAGATTACCTTTCCCAAAGAGGGAGACGAGACGCCGACCAACATCCCTGCTGACATAGTCTTTGTGGTGAAGGACAAGACACACCCTGTGTTTCGGAGGGAAGGCTCTGACATCATTTACTCTGCAAAGATATCGCTTAAAGAT GCTCTGTGTGGCTGTACCATCAGTGCTCCCACCCTGGATGGCCGAACTGTCACAGTGACATCACGTGATGTCATTAAACCAGGCATGAAGAAGAGGATTGTGGGAGAGGGACTTCCGCTGTCCAAATTTCCTGAAAAGCGAGGAGACATGGTGCTGGAATTCTTAGTGAAATTTCCAGACAGGTTAGCAGCGGGTACTCGTGACGCTCTGGTTCAGATTCTGCCACCATGA